From the Oncorhynchus nerka isolate Pitt River linkage group LG20, Oner_Uvic_2.0, whole genome shotgun sequence genome, one window contains:
- the LOC135563126 gene encoding microtubule cross-linking factor 1-like yields MACQTNGFTTRGTQTTQTISVGLQTDILRTLTSSPHRCLTPKGGSTPISSPSRNIRKIQYSPVVQSKFERPCCSPKYGSPKLQRKLSTSSKADLQGGASSSTAGPRVPTPTTPQKGASESAWARSTTTRDSPVHTTINDGLSCLFNIIDHTPVAYEPPQCKFTKSPSRSRPTPLDPSPPGEPGLPPSDLKDPRYLGAVQEFLRNVRGRSPSPVQLIVETQGGPGGTGGERTPEVLSIRQDLSAPPGYTLAENAARLLNKKLLEQSFREEKRLGSGGSSAQGQGGYTREGRQAEGDRNQSGCLEVNNNTYCVYCLVFIRLTFRSPVGHLLVTCWACSFLES; encoded by the coding sequence ATGGCGTGTCAGACAAATGGTTTCACCACTCGGGGAACCCAGACCACTCAGACCATCAGCGTGGGGTTACAGACAGACATCCTCCGCACCCTCACCAGCTCCCCCCACCGCTGCCTCACCCCTAAAGGAGGCTCcacccccatctcctccccctccagaaaCATCCGTAAGATACAGTACTCCCCTGTAGTCCAGTCCAAGTTCGAGCGTCCATGTTGTTCTCCTAAGTACGGCTCCCCTAAGCTTCAGAGGAAGCTGTCAACATCATCGAAGGCTGACCTCCAAGGTGGGGCCTCAAGCTCCACGGCCGGCCCCAGGGTCCCTACCCCTACCACCCCCCAGAAGGGTGCCTCTGAGTCGGCCTGGGCTCGCTCCACCACCACCAGGGACTCTCCGGTCCACACCACCATCAACGATGGCCTGTCTTGTCTCTTCAACATCATAGACCACACCCCCGTAGCCTACGAACCCCCGCAGTGCAAATTCACCAAGTCCCCCAGCCGCTCCCGCCCCACCCCCCTTGACCCCTCACCTCCTGGTGAACCCGGTCTACCCCCCTCAGACCTCAAAGACCCAAGATACCTTGGAGCTGTCCAGGAGTTTCTGAGGAATGTCCGCGGGCGTTCTCCCAGCCCGGTGCAGCTGATAGTAGAGACCCAGGGAGGGCcggggggaacaggaggggagaggacaccgGAGGTGCTCAGTATACGCCAGGACCTGTCTGCCCCGCCTGGATACACGCTGGCAGAGAACGCAGCCCGTCTGCTTAACAAGAAGCTGTTGGAGCAGAGCTtcagggaggagaagagactggGGTCTGGTGGGTCCTCAGCCCAGGGACAGGGAGGCTACACGAGAGAGGGGCGACAGGCGGAGGGAGACAGGAACCAGTCGGGGTGTTTGGAGGTAAACAATAACACCTACTGCGTTTATTGCTTAGTGTTTATTAGGCTCACTTTTAGGTCACCTGTTGGTCACCTGTTGGTCACCTGTTGGGCATGTTCTTTCCTAGAGTCCTAG
- the LOC135563127 gene encoding microtubule cross-linking factor 1-like, protein MGFGSLLRAKSVCSMSDFQRLMGSSPFLPDRGRRGDRGRDDVTPPLSPDDLKYIEEFNSKGWDFPVPGPSPTPGHHTPTAMEAWAERPASEPFQPASWFLTTSATLTTNTQSSHEPPSPPHCQRGNIGGGAGVHVSHSPTRSPGPSDQDYLYPKGTKGQGGGGVGEVGGASGIGGLGGPDEVFGDGRWPPSCHKELLEGGGGVGGPIPTVGYASSLELQLSRNLSDDMKEVAFSVRNYRSGTSDHLEQQRQVC, encoded by the exons atgggtttTGGCAGCCTGCTTAG ggcTAAGTCGGTCTGTTCCATGAGTGACTTCCAGCGTCTGATGGGCAGCTCTCCCTTCCTGCCTGACAGGGGTCGTCGTGGTGACCGTGGCCGTGACGACGTGACTCCGCCCCTGTCACCCGACGACCTGAAGTACATTGAGGAGTTCAACAGTAAGGGTTGGGACTTCCCTGTCCCTGGCCCATCCCCGACACCAGGCCACCACACCCCTACAGCCATGGAGGCCTGGGCAGAACGGCCCGCTTCAG AACCATTCCAGCCGGCCTCGTGGTTCCTAACCACCAGCGCCACTTTGACCACCAATACCCAATCCAGCCACGAGCCCCCCAGCCCACCACACTGCCAGCGGGGTAACATAGGAGGGGGAGCAGGGGTCCACGTCTCCCACAGCCCCACCCGATCCCCCGGGCCCTCCGATCAAGACTACCTGTACCCCAAAGGAACTAAGGGGCAAGGGGGTGGGGGTGTTGGTGAAGTAGGGGGTGCCTCCGGGATTGGGGGGTTAGGAGGTCCAGACGAGGTGTTTGGTGATGGTAGGTGGCCTCCTTCCTGTCATAAGGAGTTAttagagggtggggggggggttgggggTCCCATCCCCACGGTGGGGTACGCCTCGTCTCTGGAGCTGCAGCTGTCACGGAACCTCAGTGATGACATGAAGGAGGTGGCCTTCTCCGTTAGGAACTACCGCTCTGGCACCTCGGACCACCTGGAGCAACAGAGACAGGTCTGTTGA
- the LOC135563128 gene encoding microtubule cross-linking factor 1-like, with protein sequence MTDPPPPNRSRSSVGENRRVLHAVRSLLEEFRSELREEENRRCQLQQNYANDKASWEVKWAEMKCHVAQLEEERREEKGEVRGEARGETQGGGGGDPDWAFKQEREEHRCLLAESHSTSLDLHWKLQHGEKRWGRERRGLLERFDQERQEWDSNMRNMHHEMERLQRELNVRRGSEGSPTDIKEGERAGGHRGVFSPQESPCKAPRSPRSPRFPRSAIPGPVSLPTRSHSDSEAHEEQGAVVRFRGPTENLFLDALTLDPLGGLKGPPPCRLDSDKRFPCLNQA encoded by the exons GTGGGGGAGAACCGTAGGGTGCTCCATGCGGTGCGCTCCCTGTTAGAGGAGTTCAGGTCAGagttgagggaggaggagaacaggaggtgCCAGCTGCAGCAGAACTATGCCAATGACAAGGCTTCATGGGAGGTCAAATGGGCAGAGATGAAGTGTCACGTTGCTCAG CTGGAAGAGGAGAGacgagaagagaaaggagaggtgagaggagaggccagaggggagacgcagggaggaggaggaggagacccagaCTGGGCCTTTAAACAGGAGCGAGAGGAGCACCGTTGCCTCCTGGCAGAGAGCCACAGCACCTCCCTGGACCTCCACTGgaagctgcagcatggagagaagaggtgggggagggagaggagaggcctaCTGGAACGCTTCGACCAGGAGAGACAAGAGTGGGACAGCAACATGAGAAACATGCACCACGAgatggagagg CTACAGAGAGAGCTTAACGTACGGAGGGGCAGTGAGGGCTCACCAACCGACATCAAAGaaggggagagagcagggggacacAGGGGTGTCTTTTCCCCCCAGGAGAGCCCATGCAAGGCCCCTCGCTCCCCAAGGTCACCACGCTTTCCTCGCTCTGCCATCCCAGGCCCTGTTTCCCTCCCCACCCGCTCCCACTCCGACTCGGAGGCCCATGAAGAGCAGGGGGCTGTAGTGAGGTTCAGAGGCCCAACGGAGAACCTTTTCCTGGACGCTCTGACACTGGACCCCCTGGGTGGCCTGAAGGGCCCACCTCCCTGCAGACTGGACTCTGACAAGAGGTTCCCCTGTTTGAACCAG gcatga